The genomic region ctgtgCATCCGTGCATCTGTGAAGGCGGTGAGGGCTGCAGCCGAAGTCTTACACAGGTTTTGCTCTCATTCCCTTTCTAAGTCTGAGCCCTTCCCACCTTTGCCTCGCTCCACCATCAACGTTGCctgccgcgcgtgtgtgtctgcttcGCGTTTCTCTTCACCACTACTTTGCTAGCGTTCTGTCTGTCTTGCCAACGACGGTGGCTGCGCGCGTCTATCTTTCTTTGTCTAGCTTGTTTTGTATATATTTCTAGtttctctgtgtatgtgcgcgctCATGGAAGCCGGCGTGTGCTGAGACGTACAAGCACCACCAGACCTGGTAGAAGCGCGACGGAGGTGTGCTCCTCTGCGAatctggtggtggtgggggtgcaAGGACACACTTACGTGGTGCACGCCTCTTGGCGTTTCGGATGCCACCGTGCTCGGAAAGGCGCATCAGACTCGCACCCACGCGCGTATACGGAAGCTCACACGACAAACCTGTGCATATGGTCTCTCCGTTGACGCTATTTTTCTCTTACTTTGTCAGTGCTTGTCAGCGCGCAAGGATGCAGACgaaacacacatacacacacacacacacacctataTGTATGTACACATAATGTGCAAGAGTGGAAGGGCTGCGCCTGTTCAGCACACAGCGGAGGAAAACCTGTAAAGATCATGTATTCACGGCGCATGAACCGATGTGAAAGCTCTGCGGACGACACAACCGACCTTTTTGAACACTCTCTCACCTGGAGAGCGTCGTCAGCCCTCTGCGGGTCCACCACCTTGAACCGCCCTTATTTGACAGCCTCCCATGTCTCTCTCCACCGTCACCGATAACCACGACATCACCCGCACCGTGCTTGCATCTCCTCAGGGACCTCACCGCACGTGTACTCACATCCACGAGGCCTGACAGTGCGAGCACGGTAGCGCTTCTTGTGTTCCTTTCATCAGCTTAGTTTTTGGAACTCACGTACTGTGCGCAGTGCGCTCCGCCTTGCcatgccgccgcgcacctcGACCCTTGTGTACGAAGGCGAACCATACTGGATGATGTGCTTGCGTGAGTACGTCATCCCTGGTGTCGTGTTCATCGTTATGCTGCACTACCTTATTGCCCATGTCTTTCTGCCAATGCGTCGCATTATCCGACCAACTCGTCAGTCTCCTGAGGAAGTAACGGGCGCAcaagacggcggcgaagcggccaGCAGTGATCATGTTTCGGCGCGATCCTGCTcaaaggcgaagaagggagCGTAGCGTGCGATGGATgtcgcgtgcacacgctcgcgTTTCTCACTATCATGCCGTGCGTATCGACCGAGGATAAGTAGAAGAGCGCCGCCGTGTCGATGGCGTGATGCTGTCCGTCGGTGTGGCgatgtgtgtatatgtgtgctCCTTGCCATTTGGCATCACAGCCTCGTCACCGTGGCGTCTCTGGCGGATTCTGCTTCTTCGCACCTCGCGCTTCCCTCCGTACCTGAGCCTTGGGAAAGGCtcgcgccgccacagccacAGCCGTTCATCTGATGCGCAAACAATGCGGAGAATCACATTCCCACGAACTGGGCAGGCCcacgagagcgagggagggggagggcagggaGGTGTGCCAGGTAGCGATGCATTAAATAGCGTGCGCATGGCTCTCTAAGGGAACACACCGGATCGTTAGCATGGCACAGTCAGTGTCCCCCTCCGGCTTGCTCTGTCGGTCTGTCTATGTCGACTGCAACGCCGTTGTGGCACCGCTCTCATCTTGCTTTTATTTCCTTCATGCTCCGCAGCGTATCATCTTAAGGAATGAAGCGCAGTGCGTCGCTCGCTCTTGGAAAGATGTCTTTGTgtgccccttcctccccctgtGCTGGTATTGCAGTGCTCCCTTCCAtcgagtgcgtgcgcgtgcagctcTCCGCATGTTGGATGCAAGAGACGTGCGGCCGGctcatcccccccccctcttccccgaCGGCCCTATCGGTTGGCGGGAACACCACTGCAGCCGTCGCCAGAAGGCTGGCTGCTGAGCCTGTTCTCTCATCGTTCAAGCAGAGCATTGCATGTGTTTCTCTCAGTCTGTGTttttgtgcgcgcgcggcggtggcgacgcgtgcacgcactcGCCCCTGCTTTTTCTTGCTGCCAACACAACCGCTGTCTCTTTCCCACACTGCTGTCCTCTGGTTCACATGTTTTCGTAGCGCTGTACTCCTCTCTTGGCGCCCGTGCTGTCGCTGGAGCGCATTAAAATCGCATTCACCGCTCAGCTGTTCCACCGCGCACGCCCACgctccacacacgcgctctTCACCCCACATCTGCCACTGCTGTACACACGTGCTGGCATCCGCCAAAGACCCGCTCGTCCCCGTCGTTCTCGATTCTGCCTCGTTTCTGCCCTCTCAACAGGAGGGCTGTGCGACACCAGGCAAAATGACGGATGCGCTTGCGAAGCCGatccgtgtgtgcgtgctggcgTGCTCCTACGAGGGCTCTGACAGCGAACTGAGGGCTTACGAAGGCGATCTGATACAGACCCCGCAGAACTACTTCTGCTCCGAGGATGCGCAGTGCACATTCCACCTCGAGCTGATCAAGAAGGCAACCACGTACCGCCAGATACGGCAGCTCGTCATGTCCGGCAAGTTCGACGTCTTCTACAACCAGTGCGATGGCGCTAAGGACGAGGACCGCGCCGGCGttgaggtggtggaggcgctggaggagttCAAGGTACCGTACACCGGGGCCATATCCAAGTACTACGAGATGTCGAAGCCGGATATGAAGCTGGTGGCGTACTACTACAACATCGCGACCGCCAACTACGTCGTGCTGGAGCCGGGCGCTGACATCGAGAGGCTGTGCGGTGATCTTCAGTTCCCTTGCATCATCAAGCACATCTCCGGCTACAGCAGTGTCGGGATGGACAAGAGCTGCAAAGTGCACGAcatggcgcagctggtggaCCGGGCGACACGCTTCATGGCAGAATACCAGTTTGCGCTGGTCGAGGAGTTTgtcagcggcgacgaggcgacGATTCTCGCCTGCAGCGACTCTACCCAGCCGGAGGGGGTGCGGGTGTTCCCGCCGGTGCAGGTCGCCTTCCCTGAAGGCGAGGACTTCAAGCACTTTCAGCTCAAGTGGGCCTCGTACGAGGGGATGCAGTGGACGCAGGTGCCCCAGGAGGATCCGGCGTTGCAGAACATGATCGACAtcgcccgctgcgccttcaAGCGCATGATGGGCGGCATCGGTTACGGCCGCATCGACGTCCGCATTGACCGCcagaacaacaacagagtTGTCTTTCTCGAGATCAACCCCAACTGCGGCATCATGTACCCGTACGGCCAGGAGGGGTCGGCAGATTGGATATTGCGACTCAACAAGGGCTTTCAGCAGCGCGAGTTTGCCATGCTGCAGATCCGTGAGGCGATTACCcgctgccagcagcagcggctcttGTACGTCCGTCGATTTGACCCGGTGCGCGGTTACCACCTGCGCGCGGCGGAGGACATCAGCGTTGGCACGATCATCTTCCAGGACGAGTGCCGTCCCGTGCGGCTGTGCACAAAGCCGTACGCGCGACAGCACTTTTCAAAGGCGGACTACGTGGACTTCCAGCACAACGCCTGGCCAGTCGGGCGCGACGGGCACTACTACGCGCTGTGGGACCACGACCCAGCCCAGTGGCGTGCCTTCAACCACTCCTGCGAGCCCAACATGTCCTTTGCGCCGATGCGGTCGCTTGAcgtcgtggcgctgcgcaacaTTCCAAAAGGCGAGGAGCTGACAATGGACTACCGGCAGTTCATGGACTCCACCATGCCTGGGTTCCAGTGCAACTGCGGCACCGAGAAGTGCGAAGGGTTCGTGTCACCAGGCTCCCTCACTGACTCGCCAACGACGAAGATTGCGAGCCAGCCCACCGTGGTAATGCACCAAAATATAGCCGCGAACCTGAACCTCATCTAGATGGGTTTGTGCCCTTCGCACACTCCTTACCTTTTGTTacctgcgcacgcgtgtgcgcacctgcTTAGGTGTCTGTGCTTCTTTGTGTGCCCATATCCGCGTATATTCTTTTGCTTTCGTACTTTGTTTCCCTTGcttgagtgcgtgtgcgttccTCTCACGTTCGCGGAGGATCTcttctcgtcctcctcgggtGCTCTCCACGTGATGCAGCGTACACCACCACTCATGGCGGCGCATGTCCCCCTGCCCTCTTGCGCTGGTTTGCATGTCCGCCTTTGCAAGTGAGTGAGCACCGCGAAGTTGCGCGCAcagccctctcccccttctatctctctcttcccgtctgcgtctgtgtgtgcgtgtacgcagACAACTGCTTTCGCGTTTTCGAAGAGGACGGGTGactcgcagcggcagcgtggcgtgAAGACGGTGTGCTGCCTGTCACTGCGCTCGCGTTGTGgcgtgcccctcccccgcccccgcctgTGCTTGCTGTGAGGGGGTCCGGCCTGGCGTTGTGCCCGGCATGCGAGGCGGGGTTGGCGGATNNNNNNNNNNNNNNNNNNNNNNNNNNNNNNNNNNNNNNNNNNNNNNNNNNNNNNNNNNNNNNNNNNNNNNNNNNNNNNNNNNNNNNNNNNNNNNNNNNNCCCTCTTGCGCTGGTTTGCATGTCCGCCTTTGCAAGTGAGTGAGCACCGCGAAGTTGCGCGCAcagccctctcccccttctatctctctcttcccgtctgcgtctgtgtgtgcgtgtacgcagACAACTGCTTTCGCGTTTTCGAAGAGGACGGGTGactcgcagcggcagcgtggcgtgAAGACGGTGTGCTGCCTGTCACTGCGCTCGCGTTGTGgcgtgcccctcccccgcccccgcctgTGCTTGCTGTGAGGGGGTCCGGCCTGGCGTTGTGCCCGGCATGCGAGGCGAGGTTGGCGGATGGGTCGAGGCTGAGAGCGCGCCTCGTCTCACtcgcggcgcgtgcgcctgcccCGCCGAGTGTCCAGCGCTGCCTCCCTGTACGACCCCTCAGGGGAGGGCGTGCCAGGGGCTGTCTgtgcgcaggcgccgccgaccACAGCTCGCATGGTGCATCGCATGGAAGCACGGCAtgcagaggggaggggcgcacgCGTGATAGACGCAAGAGACGCGAGGGGGTGCATATGAACCAGCCCCCaagagtgcgtgcgtgcgacaTGCGCGGGAAGCCCGACGAGAGCGCCCCGAACTGCACCGTCGGGTCCTGCAGACTCCGACGTGGAGAGTCGCCGCAGGGTACTGTTTGTCTGCCGTGGCTGGAAGCCATGGAGGGAGAAGCACGGCACACAGGCAGCGTGTGCAGGCCCTCAGAGGGCCGTGGCCTGCAGCTGACGAGCTTCCTTCTCGGGCCCGTCCGGCACGCGGCTAGACCACCGCCTGTTTGGCCACACGATAtagacgccgctgcttccgccGCGGAGCAGGGGGCTGGACGCGGCTGGCTTGGATCCAAGGCatgcgccccccccctcccccccgaGGTCCGTGTGGCGCCGACCGCGCGGCAGGTAtgcgaggagggggcgaggagggacGGGCAGAGTCTGTTAGACGCGTGACCCAGTTCGACGACAGGCCGGCTCGTCCGTGACGACCCGGATGGGGCCGCGGTGCGACAGAGGTGtggtgagctgtggttgtgcgcgcgtacgcTTGCGAACTTGTTGTTGGGAGTGACGTGTTTCGAAGAAGCCTCTTTGTGCCTGTTTGGCTCTTNNNNNNNNNNNNNNNNNNNNNNNNNNNNNNNNNNNNNNNNNNNNNNNNNNNNNNNNNNNNNNNNNNNNNNNNNNNNNNNNNNNNNNNNNNNNNNNNNNNGTGTGGCGCCGACCGCGCGGCAGGTAtgcgaggagggggcgaggagggacGGGCAGAGTCTGTTAGACGCGTGACCCAGTTCGACGACAGGCCGGCTCGTCCGTGACGACCCGGATGGGGCCGCGGTGCGACAGAGGTGtggtgagctgtggttgtgcgcgcgtacgcTTGCGGACTTGTTGTTCATAACGGCACGCTGTAGACAAACATGGCATTTCAGGGCTGTTGTTGTATGTGGTCGAATGTCGGTGAGCGGCCTATCTGCGTGGAGTGGATGGCGTGTGGGTGAGGGCACTGACGAGGTTGTATACGGTGCCCGCCGGCATGGATGTGGGAAAGTGTGGGTAGATGCCTTTCATAGAAGTCACTAGCAACCGATAGAGCGATAAAGAGGAGAATTTCTGCTGTGTCAGAGCTGCCTAGACCGGCTCAGGAATCCAGTAAAGTTGTGTGTGCCTACGCTTGTCTTGCTCCCCTCCTGCACACCCGAATAGCGGTATCGAAGATAAGCGTACCTGTCGTAATTTTACCCCTTGTCGCGATGCTTCCCTCTGTCGATTCTTGGCTTGTATCtcgctgccactgcctccTCTGTGCGATCGGTGCAAAAGGAATGAACAGAAAGCATTCCATGTGAAGTGGTCGTTGTACACACGGCTCCGTCGAAAAGGATTGCGATAAGGCTTgcgggtgggggggggggaggggaagtggccagagcgagagggagaacgCGTGAGTCGGGAGAGCGCGAAAAGCTACAGGATTTGCATGGGCCTCTCTTCATAGATattttctttctttctctgctgAGTGAATGGCCATCGCTTCTGTGCTTGTGCCTTGCGTGTGCCACGGCGTACTCAGTCCACGGCTACCTAATCAATGGATGGCGAGCatcgtggaggaggaagcgatGGAGCAGGCAGGCACCCTGACGTCCACGGAAGCATCGGCACACGCCACCTTTACACGGATGAGGGGGAGATTAGCGGAGGCGTGCTCTCCTTCACCCGAGCTCACGCATATATAGATGGATGGACACGTAAAGAAATAGAAAGTGGAAGGAGAGTGAGGAGAGCCGGCGATGGTGCGCTGACAGAAACGCGACGTGCACTTCATAGAGGCGCATCTTCAACGGCTTTGCTTGCAGAGCCCTTGTCGCTCACTTCATCGAGATAGAAAGAGTAGGGGTagatgcaccgctgctgccgagcagcCTCCTTCGCATGCCGGGAGTAAATCTCTTCTTCACCCCCCTGCCCTCTATCCCCGTCTGCGGCGCACGCAAAACTATGCTGTGGCCTTCATCACCGCTACCCTCTGtctcttcctccgcctctcaTACCAATGCGACGCGTTCACACGTGCCTGCaacacgcacatacacacacacacatagaccAGGGCGGGGGCTTCTCTCAAAGCCGCCTTTCTTCTTTTGGTTTAACGATTTCCTTGCGCTTTTACCTCTCCGCCATTTCCGCCGTCAACGTGTCGGGTGCGAGAGGGCTTCAGCCGTGGAGCATCTTCGCTCACAGAAGAAATCAACGTCAAAAGGTTGCCTGCATCAGCAAGGTGCAGGTATGGCGACCCCTGTCACGGATCCGCCGAAGATCATCGGCCGCGAGCTTCACCTCGACCGCCtcatcggcagcggtggcttCGGCGAAGTGTATTTGGCTGTTCGCACCAAGTTGGCAACGAATCCAAAGCACAACTTCACGTTCCCAGCGGAGTGCGTCGTCAAGGTGATGCGGCGAGGGCTCTGCACCGAGGAGGATGTTGCCGCCATGAATCGAGAGGTGGCGACGCTGAGCTCAATGGACCATCCGTACATTGTCGCCTATATTGGCGCTTgggtggaggcggcacgcGGGAAGTTCTTCGGCTGCTATTGCCTGGCCATGAAGTACTGCGAAGGTGGAGACCTGCACGGGTTCATTGCGCAGTGTATCAAGGCTCACCGCCTTCCCCCTGTTGACGTTGCGGTGCGCATCATGGCGCAAGTCTTCTCTGCCCTCAACTACAGCCACTCACGCCGACTTATCCACCGCGATATCAAGCCGGGTAATGTGTTTCTGACGCTTCAGAAGAGCGGGGTGCCGGACAAGGCAATGGTGGGCGACTATGGTCTTGTGCGCTCACTTGaggcgacgcggcagctggTCAAGACGCGCGTGGGGACGCCGACGTACATTTCACCTGAGATCGCCGCTGGCGAGGCGTACAGCACCAAGACGGACATCTTTTCTGCAGGCACCATGTTCTACGAGCTGCTTTCCCTGCATCGTCCGTTCTGGAAGCGGATGATGACAGACCAGCAGCTGTTTCGCGAGGTCCTGCACCGCGATCCGATGCCGCAGTTTCGTGCGTACACGAGCTCCGTCTACGGCACTGCACTGGCCGACGTGATTGAGGCGTGTCTTACGAAGCACGAGGCAAACAGGGCCACCGCCTACGACGCTCTTGTCCGCCTGACCTCGCCGATCACCGCGTACGTGCTCAAGTACGCCATTCCGGTGTACCCGGAAAAGGACGCGTTGACGACGTCTTCTCCGCCGCGCCCGCCTGCCGCGTCATCCGCGCCCGACGGTcacgcatccgcagcggATGCGGATGGAGACGCTGCCACGGCGCGTCAACGGCTAGAGCGTCTGTTCCTTGTCCGCAAAGGCACAGCAGTGGGTGCCAGACTCACGCGCCTTCTGTCGCACAATGCCGAGCTTCTCTTCCAAGTACGCGTTCTGGTCGCCTGCCGCAG from Leishmania donovani BPK282A1 complete genome, chromosome 26 harbors:
- a CDS encoding protein kinase, putative → MATPVTDPPKIIGRELHLDRLIGSGGFGEVYLAVRTKLATNPKHNFTFPAECVVKVMRRGLCTEEDVAAMNREVATLSSMDHPYIVAYIGAWVEAARGKFFGCYCLAMKYCEGGDLHGFIAQCIKAHRLPPVDVAVRIMAQVFSALNYSHSRRLIHRDIKPGNVFLTLQKSGVPDKAMVGDYGLVRSLEATRQLVKTRVGTPTYISPEIAAGEAYSTKTDIFSAGTMFYELLSLHRPFWKRMMTDQQLFREVLHRDPMPQFRAYTSSVYGTALADVIEACLTKHEANRATAYDALVRLTSPITAYVLKYAIPVYPEKDALTTSSPPRPPAASSAPDGHASAADADGDAATARQRLERLFLVRKGTAVGARLTRLLSHNAELLFQVRVLVACRSDNTDHLENGLAELLWAFPDAEVPFQEVIDLVMSGYRQLAE